One Ezakiella massiliensis genomic window, TAACTACAATTTGCGGATAAGTTTCTGAAAAAAACTCAGCCATTTCAGGGTCTTTTTCTATAAGCTTCACACTTATATTTTTTTCTAATAATAATTCTATCAAGTAGAAAGCAATCCTGCTGCCCCCTACTATTAAAACAGATTTAATTAGTCCATCTTTGTATTTGCAGTTTCCTATAAATTGCTTCAAAGCCTTACTGGTCCCAGTAATATAAAATCTATCGCCCTCCATGAGCATAAAATTTCCATCTGGGATATAGACCTCTCCTGCTCTTTCAACTGCACAGATGAGAACTTTGTCTTTGGTAATATTGTAATTTTTTAAAACCAATCCATCCAAAGGCGAGTCTTTTTCAACAACCAGCTCAACCATATTAACTTTATTAGACAAGAAATTTTCTACACTAAAAGCGCAAGGATATTTTAGAGTGTTCATTATATCATATGCCGTCTCTTTTTCTGGATTTATCATAAACTTTATGCCAAGATTACCTTTTACAAAATCCATATTTTGAGAGTACACAGGGTTTCTCACCCTTGCAATCGTATCCTTTGCCCCAAGTTTTTTTGCAATAATGCAAGCGATAATATTTAATTCATCAGAATCAGTTATAGCCATAAACATTTCACAGTTTTCTACACCTGCTTCAATCTGAATATCTATACTTGCACCATTGCCAACAACTCCTGTTATATCAGATGTTT contains:
- the trkA gene encoding Trk system potassium transporter TrkA; its protein translation is MEIVIVGAGKVGEALCKDLASEGNNIVLIELNQKTLEKVMETSDITGVVGNGASIDIQIEAGVENCEMFMAITDSDELNIIACIIAKKLGAKDTIARVRNPVYSQNMDFVKGNLGIKFMINPEKETAYDIMNTLKYPCAFSVENFLSNKVNMVELVVEKDSPLDGLVLKNYNITKDKVLICAVERAGEVYIPDGNFMLMEGDRFYITGTSKALKQFIGNCKYKDGLIKSVLIVGGSRIAFYLIELLLEKNISVKLIEKDPEMAEFFSETYPQIVVINADGTDQQVLLEERIENYDAVVSLTGIDEENIIISMFAISQNVSKNITKINRNIMKVIVDKLGLDTIVSPKKIIADKIIRFVRSQIDSSGSRVENFNRILDNEVEVIHFSITEKSRALNIPLKDLHTIPGILIACIKRNGSIIYPGGNDSIQINDEVLVVTKTKYLDNFDEAIVD